The genomic interval TATCTAATTATTAATTATGTTTTGATGCCTCGTTTACACTGCTTTTCACACCTTCTTCCAATTTTTTTAAAGCATCTTCATTTGCATTATAATACTGTTGAGCCTCTGTATAACGCGTTTCGTCTACTCCATGTTTTTGAAGTATGTTCTTAAACTCCACTGCAATAATACTATCCTTTAAATGGCTATTCAGATCCGTAAATTGAGCTTCTAAAAAATAGCATTCGGTCATAATCTGAATCATTGTTCGCTCTTCTATAGGAGGAGTACCTATTGTCTTAGAATGTTTACAACTATAAGCCAGTAAAACTAAAATAAATAAAATTGTGGGTCGCATCAAATTTTTGTTAATGAAAGTTTAGGGAAATAATAATCTTGTATACTTAAATCATGATAACTTAAGTAATTCCATGAATTTTGAAGATTAATGCAATGAAAAATAGAACATGTTGGGACTAAACCATGATATGCATTAACAAACTTTGCTACTAAGGATTCAATTGTTGGGTTATGGCCAAACACAAAAACCAATTCGATATCATCGGAAAGCTCTGTAAGGCATTCTAGGTAATTAGATTCGTCTCCTGAGTATAAACCTTCATGCACTCTAATGTTATCCACAGATTGCTTAAATTCTATGGCAAAGTATTTTGCAGTTTGAATTGCACGCATTGCCGGACTGCTTAATATCATAGGATGGCTATCTGGATAACGTAAATGAATAAGTTCTGCCATTCTTGGGGCAGTTTTGTTTCCTCTTTCATTTAGAGGACGTTCCAAATCCGAAATACCAAAATGATCCCATGATGATTTTGCATGCCGGATATACAATACGCTCTTTTTATTCATTTGCTTAAAATTATGGCAAAT from Saprospiraceae bacterium carries:
- a CDS encoding DUF4296 domain-containing protein, whose amino-acid sequence is MRPTILFILVLLAYSCKHSKTIGTPPIEERTMIQIMTECYFLEAQFTDLNSHLKDSIIAVEFKNILQKHGVDETRYTEAQQYYNANEDALKKLEEGVKSSVNEASKHN
- a CDS encoding histidine phosphatase family protein codes for the protein MNKKSVLYIRHAKSSWDHFGISDLERPLNERGNKTAPRMAELIHLRYPDSHPMILSSPAMRAIQTAKYFAIEFKQSVDNIRVHEGLYSGDESNYLECLTELSDDIELVFVFGHNPTIESLVAKFVNAYHGLVPTCSIFHCINLQNSWNYLSYHDLSIQDYYFPKLSLTKI